In the genome of Budorcas taxicolor isolate Tak-1 chromosome 23, Takin1.1, whole genome shotgun sequence, one region contains:
- the CH25H gene encoding cholesterol 25-hydroxylase, with protein sequence MNSHNRSELHVLCSSGQLLLQPLWDRLRAWDALIQSPFFPVFFSITTYVGFCLPFVVLDVLCPWVPTLRRYKIHPDFSPSARQLLPCLGQTLYQHVVFVFPMTLLHWAVSPALLPAEAPELFQLVSHVVLCLLLFDTEFFVWHLLHHKVPWLYRTFHKMHHQNSSPFALATQYMSVGELFSLGFFDMMNVLLLQCHPLTALTFHVVNIWLSVEDHSGYDFPWSTHRLVPFGWFGGVAHHDLHHSQFNCNFAPYFTHWDKILGTLRSAHTK encoded by the coding sequence ATGAACAGCCACAACCGCTCCGAGCTCCACGTCCTCTGCAGCTCTGGCCAGCTGCTCCTGCAGCCCCTCTGGGACCGCCTGAGGGCCTGGGACGCTCTCATTCAGTCGCCCTTCTTCCCTGtcttcttctccatcaccacctaCGTGGGCTTCTGCCTGCCCTTCGTGGTGCTGGACGTGCTGTGCCCCTGGGTGCCCACGCTGCGGCGCTACAAGATCCACCCGGACTTCTCGCCGTCTGCGCGGCAGCTGCTGCCCTGCCTGGGGCAGACGCTCTACCAGCACGTGGTGTTCGTGTTCCCCATGACGCTGCTGCACTGGGCTGTGAGCCCGGCCCTCCTGCCCGCCGAAGCCCCCGAACTGTTCCAGCTGGTGAGCCACGTGGTGCTCTGCCTGCTGCTCTTCGACACCGAGTTCTTCGTGTGGCATCTGTTGCATCACAAGGTGCCCTGGCTATACCGGACCTTCCACAAGATGCACCATCAGAATTCGTCCCCGTTCGCGCTGGCCACGCAGTACATGAGCGTCGGGGAGCTCTTTTCCTTGGGTTTCTTTGACATGATGAACGTCTTGCTGCTCCAGTGCCACCCTCTCACCGCCCTGACTTTCCACGTGGTCAACATCTGGCTGTCGGTGGAGGACCACTCCGGCTACGACTTCCCCTGGTCCACGCACAGACTGGTACCTTTCGGGTGGTTTGGGGGCGTGGCACACCACGACCTGCATCACTCCCAGTTTAACTGCAACTTCGCGCCTTACTTCACACACTGGGACAAAATACTGGGAACTCTGAGGTCTGCTCACACCAAGTAA